In Candidatus Eisenbacteria bacterium, the genomic stretch GTGAGCAAGAAGATCGCCGAGGGGGCGGGGGCGCTCGTCTACGACGTCAAGTGCGGCAGCGGCGCATTCATGAAGTCGCGCGAGACCGCACGGAGTCTCGCGACCCGGCTGGTCGCGACCACGCGCTCGCTGGGGCGTCGGGCGCGGGCGCTGGTCACCGACATGAGCCAGCCGCTGGGCGCGGCGTGCGGCAACGCACTCGAAGTCGCCGAGTCGCTCGAGACGCTGCGCGGCGGCGGCCCCGCCGATGTGCGCGCGCTCACGCTCGAGCTCGCCGCCGCCATGCTGGTCGAGTCCGGCGCCTCCGCGAGCCTGGGGGCAGCGCGTGACGACGCCGAGCGCTGTCTCGACTCGGGAGCCGCACTGGAGCGCTTCATGGCGCTGGTCGAGGCGCAGGGCGGCGACGCGCGCGGTCTCGAGTCGGGTCGTGCGCTCGCACGCGCGGCGATCGTCGAAGTGGTGCCGGCTCCCCGCAGCGGTGTCGTTCGGAGCGTC encodes the following:
- a CDS encoding thymidine phosphorylase, with the protein product VSKKIAEGAGALVYDVKCGSGAFMKSRETARSLATRLVATTRSLGRRARALVTDMSQPLGAACGNALEVAESLETLRGGGPADVRALTLELAAAMLVESGASASLGAARDDAERCLDSGAALERFMALVEAQGGDARGLESGRALARAAIVEVVPAPRSGVVRSVDTFGLGELLVQLGAGRRAKEDAIDPAVGVVVRARIGDRFSAGAPLAELHQSRPDPDVAGRVAACFELGDEALAAPELVLERIG